A genomic window from Hyla sarda isolate aHylSar1 chromosome 8, aHylSar1.hap1, whole genome shotgun sequence includes:
- the LOC130285553 gene encoding uncharacterized protein LOC130285553 has product MSGESPGRGHPGRGSSPSKAQASRPTLGENSQASSNVDVNPKVIPVQKNTEHVSPAIVKKENTAKDVCKEKKAAAAAASMSKECDVEQSASHGVQCDGNMTEFKTESIVGTPKSANRGHVGAQELGQSGSHVGAQELGQSGSHAAGVQLHSPAQRQRRTSLERQTLQENLKQQEVVSSMTRSGRTRSQAGGKSHNTDKSMEVTPGKYVEKYESVYKTVPAPDPNVCDRASGDTSSQGSSVFTQPERLSRPLQLGKETTRAPELQLAEEIPALVRRMEELKHLKHMLQMQIDCIYKLKTANPQYKSMHDDKLYTLSTELATIVSEMDSILERMGPLAESYRNKERFSQYQLSFGAEPRSDVAPVITPDEPQEVTRPLIKPPSFTFKDRHVHKPEEQQPQRPADVLEPATHLPAEALQVPEVPVHQEDSGHLPVYEGDGVMEQSSNVGARTGGEDCDNVGARTGGEDCDDVGARTEGADYDVPEGSVAGGGAQSVWGVMSDNDIEVDGTGDVVHNSVHDFPPLPTSTAAVVGPPRVDPNPVRQDTVTRQVPPRNAWSRGAPSFTSSANYTGQAFKRRNVVRFRHRGAKEDLPDRRFVVRELLCHQMGFVPADILAVINLPDRQGYDVSFKLMSNLDRFWSNFPKFRDKDGWSKFSFIPISKPDTVIINIIFWNEAVPPQDIVVWLRRHCDLVSDLTKNRDDDGIWTGGWKVLVKLRQHGNITQHLPNSFFIGREKGVCFYPGQPRKCFKCGKPGHLANTCTVVKCNLCGETGHVSADCQNIRCNLCGEIGHPHRDCPNAWHNICRELPDEDLVAGAEAVEEEALLSDPILTRQEVQTDVSNTAPTPQQSESTQGDMEVVPQDQQQPGVSSSVSEGNRMQQNKRRKKDKSSRRPEGENSIVQSVKKRADNRAGVMVVSNRYEVLSESEGDLDTEIKRIEGECDGDTRDQPPIKRKPQSVKDNVESDMETGGGQRDSDSDL; this is encoded by the exons atgtctggagaaagcccggggcggggccaccctgggcggggaagctccccaagcaaggcccaggcttctcggcctacactgggGGAAAACTCCCAGGCTTCTTCTAATGTGGATGTAAATCCTAAAGTCATTCCAGTACAGAAGAATACTGAGCATGTAAGTCCAGCCATTGTAAAGAAGGAAAATACAGCGAAGGACGTatgtaaagaaaagaaagcagcagcagcagcagcaagtatGTCTAAGGAATGTGATGTGGAACAGTCTGCCAGCCATGGTgtacagtgtgatggtaatatgaCTGAATTCAAGACAGAATCCATTGTGGGAACTCCAAAGTCTGCAAACCGAggccatgttggtgcacaggagctggggcagagtggatcacatgttggtgcacaggagctggggcagagtggatcacat gcagcaggtgtgcagctccactctccagcacagaggCAGAGGAGGACATCACTGGAGAGACAGACATTGCAGGAGAACCTGAAACAACAagaggtggtctccagcatgacccgctcaggccgcacaAGATCCCAGGCTGGAGGTAAGAGCCATAACACTGACAAGTCTATGGAGGTGACACCAGGGAAATATGTGGAGAAATATGAAAGTGTTTACAAAACTGTTCCTGCCCCGGACCCTAATGTATGTGACCGGGCCTCAGGAGATACAAGCAGCCAAGGCTCCTCTGTGTTCACCCAGCCTGAGAGACTGTCCAGACCCCTCCAGCTGGGCAAAGAGACCacccgggcaccagagctacagctggcggaggagatccctgcactggtgaggaggatggaggagctgaaGCACCTAAAACATATGCTGCAAATGCAGATTGACTGTATATACAAACTGAAGACAGCAAATCCACAATACAAGTCCATGCATGATGATAAACTGTATACACTGAGCACAGAACTGGCCACCATAGTGAGTGAGATGGACTCTATACTGGAGAGGATGGGACCCTTAGCGGAATCCTATAGGAATAAGGAACGCTTTTCCCAGTACCAGCTGAGTTTTGGTGCAGAGCCCAGATCGGATGTGGCACCTGTCATCACCCCAGATGAGCCCCAGGAGGTGACAAGACCCCTTATAAAACCCCCAAGTTTCACCTTCAAGGATCGGCATGTTCATAAGCCCGAGGAGCAGCAACCTCAGAGACCTGCAGATGTTCTGGAGCCTGCAACTCACTTACCTGCAgaggcactacaagtcccagaagtcccagtGCATCAGGAGGACAGTGGACATTTGCCggtgtatgaaggtgatggggtgatggagcagagctctaatgttggggcacggactgggggtgaggactgtgataatgttggggcacggactgggggtgaggactgtgatgatgttggggcacggactgaggGTGCGGACTatgatgttcctgaggggtcggtggctggagggggtgcacaatctgtgtggggtgtaaTGTCTGATaatgatatagaggtggatgggacaggtgaTGTTGTACACAATTCTGTGCATGATTTCCCCCCTTTACCTACAAGCACAGCAGCTGTGGTggggccccctagagtagaccccaaccctgtaagacaggacacagttacccgccaggttcctcctagaaatgcctggagccgtggtgctccatccttcacctccagcgccaattacactggccaggcatttaaaaggaggaatgtggtgagatttcggcacagaggtgccaaggaggaccttccggataggaggtttgtggtgagggagctcctgtgccaccagatggggtttgtgccagcggacatcttggcagtaataaatcttccagatagacagggctatgatgtcagctttaagctcatgtctaatctggataggttctggtccaacttccccaagttcagagacaaggatggatggagtaaatttagttttattcccatatccaagccagataccgtcatcatcaatatcatcttctggaatgaagctgttcctccccaggacattgtggtgtggctccgcagacattgtgacctggtgtctgatctcaccaagaacagagatgatgacggtatctggactggagggtggaaggtcttggtgaagctgcgccaacatgggaacatcacacaacatctgcccaactccttcttcattgggagggaaaagggcgtttgcttctaccccggtcagcccagaaagtgctttaaatgtggtaaacctggaCATCTGGCTAACACCTGTACTGTGgtaaagtgtaacctgtgtggtgagactggtcatGTAAGTGCTGATTGCCAGAACATCAGGTGCAATCTATGcggtgagatcggtcaccctcaccgggactgtcccaatgcctggcacaacatctgccgggagcttcctgatgaggaccttgtggcgggggcagaggctgtagaggaggaggctttGTTATCAGACCCTATACTGACCAGACAGGAGGTTCAGACAGATGTGAGTAACActgcaccaacacctcagcagtcagagagcacacagggggacatggaggttgtgccacaagaccagcagcagccgggggtatcctcttctgtgtctgaggggaataggatgcagcaaaataaaaggaggaaaaaagacaagTCCTCCCGCAGGCCTGAGGGGGAGAACAGCATCGttcaaagtgtgaaaaaaagggcTGACAACAGGGCAGGAGTGATGGTGGTGTCCAACAGGTACGAGGTCCTGTCAGAGTCCGAGGGAGATTTGGACACTGAGATAAAAAGAATAGAGGGTGAATGTGATGGTGACacaagggaccaacccccaataaaaagaaaaccgcagagTGTGAAAGATAATGTAGAGTCAGATATGGAGACAGGTGGTGGCCAGcgggactcagattctgacttgtga